TGCTGGTCGATCTGGGATGGCGCGCACTGCCGCCGGATCGCACCCTGCCGGAGCTGCCGGCCCCCCCCTCGCCGGTGGCGGTGCGTGGGTTGCTGGCGCCACCGCCGGCCGCCGGATTGGCACTCGGCCCCGCATTCTCCGCCACGGGGGAAGCGGGTCGCTGGCTGGCCAGCCGCTTGCCAGCCGAAGGCCTGGCAAGCGCGCTGGGGGTGCAGTTGCTTCCCGATCGTGTACTGCGCCTGGACCCTGCACTGCCCTTCGGTGACGAGCGCGATCTGGACCTGCTGCCGAACACCTTGCCGCCGCAGCGTCACCTGGGCTACGCCGTGCAGTGGTTCGGCCTGGCCCTGACCGTGCTGGTGGTGGCGCTGGTGCTGGAATGGCGCAGGAGGCGCGCCGTGGCCCGACCGGCATCCCGTACCCAACCATGAGAAAATGCCCCGCATGAACACTGCTACGTCCCCGCAGGCGCGCGGCTCCGGCCGCCGGACCCTGGTGCTGCTGTTTGCCGTGTTCTTCGGAGCGATGGCACTGGCTGCCGTGCTGCGCTTCTCCGGCTGGCAGCCGACCGGGCACCGTAATGCCGGCCAACTGCTGCAGCCGCCGGTGGACCTGCGCCAGAAGAGCCCGACCCTGGCCACTGGCCA
This genomic interval from Stenotrophomonas sp. 57 contains the following:
- a CDS encoding SURF1 family protein, yielding MMRQHTRVLGWLLAVLAMAGFTALGLWQLQRMHAKQAMLDAQGPAAAQVLSLAQALAAPGALHGVADHGRFLPGVVLLDNQTRHGRAGVKIYRPFRSDDGSVLLVDLGWRALPPDRTLPELPAPPSPVAVRGLLAPPPAAGLALGPAFSATGEAGRWLASRLPAEGLASALGVQLLPDRVLRLDPALPFGDERDLDLLPNTLPPQRHLGYAVQWFGLALTVLVVALVLEWRRRRAVARPASRTQP